In Verrucomicrobiia bacterium, one genomic interval encodes:
- a CDS encoding TAT-variant-translocated molybdopterin oxidoreductase, protein MNPKPPVDLSAIRAKLNGLRGQDYWRSLEEIAETKEFQQLLHREFPPGASEWWDGLSRRNFLRMAAATMALAGLTACTKQPTREIFPYIKQPEEMVLGEPLYYATSMVLGGFATGVLAKSREGHPIKVDGNPEHPASLGGSSVWIQTSILDLYDPDRSQTVTRAGDISTWALFLSDLNDLLKEQEAKKGTGLHFLTETITSPTLAAQLQQVRLRFPRAQWRQYDPITRDNVREGAHLAFGEFVETHYRFDKAAVILSLEADFLYTHPQRLLYTRHFIDGRRVSAGKLEMSRMYLAESTPTVTGTMADHRLPIESGAIEDLARHVAQQLSAPVQSPKRTLSAHHKDWVSALVKDLERHRGASVVIAGEWQPPIVHALAHLLNETLGNIGNTVFYTETAEANPVNQQQSLRALAAEMKSGSVDTLFILSGNPVYTAPADLEFGRQLAQVNRSIHLGLDLDETAALCSWHIPQAHYLESWGDARSFDGTVSLMQPLIAPLYGGKSAYELLGAMFQQQPIRSDHEIVREFWEKQNLWPEFEKGWRKALHDGFIQGTQARRKEVQVRPGFERNAAPGGAFGLETMPGAAGAGPSENFSEPLKSVTIQRVTPAQPANQLEDPFGRAAKKRVRIENLEICFRPDPSLWDGRFANNGWLQECPKPANNMTWDNAVLVSPALAERSGLATGDVVEIGYHDRTVRGPVWIMPGQAQGSITLHLGYGRSRVGRVGEQVGFNAYPLRTSQAPWTGSGARLVSTGETHLLVATQTHFNLHSPDRQIYRAATLEEFRAHQDVIKKSLKVPEEDKTLYYPEEYPYNGYKWGMSIDLSACIGCNACVVACEVENNIPVVGKDQVHKAREMLWLRVDTYYKGDLDNPGFNHAPVPCMHCEHAPCELVCPVEATVHDSEGLNLQIYQRCVGTRFCSNNCPYKVRRFNFLRYTDYHTPNFKPMYNPEVTVRWRGVMEKCTYCIQRIAAGRIRAEKQDRRICDGEVRPACQVACPAEAIVFGDLNTPGSQVSRLKNLPLDYAMLGELNVRPRTTYLAKIENRNPAIQHESPV, encoded by the coding sequence ATTTTCCCCTATATCAAGCAGCCCGAGGAGATGGTCCTGGGCGAGCCGCTCTATTATGCGACCTCGATGGTGCTGGGTGGGTTCGCTACAGGGGTGCTAGCCAAAAGCCGTGAAGGCCACCCGATCAAGGTGGACGGAAATCCCGAACACCCCGCCAGCCTGGGCGGTTCGAGCGTTTGGATTCAAACCTCCATTCTTGACCTTTATGACCCGGACCGGTCGCAAACCGTAACGCGTGCCGGCGACATCAGCACCTGGGCGCTTTTTCTTTCTGACCTCAACGACCTTCTGAAAGAGCAGGAAGCTAAAAAAGGAACCGGACTGCATTTTCTCACGGAGACAATTACTTCGCCAACGCTGGCGGCCCAACTCCAGCAAGTGCGGCTACGATTCCCCCGCGCTCAATGGCGCCAATACGACCCGATTACCCGGGATAATGTGCGCGAGGGCGCGCATCTGGCTTTTGGTGAATTTGTCGAGACGCATTATCGGTTCGACAAGGCAGCCGTTATTCTTTCATTGGAGGCAGATTTTCTCTACACGCATCCACAGAGGCTGCTTTATACGCGCCATTTCATTGATGGCCGGCGGGTCAGCGCTGGAAAACTGGAGATGAGCCGGATGTACCTGGCGGAAAGCACCCCAACGGTGACCGGCACAATGGCCGACCACCGCCTTCCCATCGAAAGCGGGGCCATTGAGGATTTGGCGCGGCACGTGGCTCAACAACTCAGCGCGCCAGTCCAATCGCCGAAAAGGACCTTGTCCGCTCATCACAAGGATTGGGTGAGCGCGCTGGTCAAGGACCTGGAGCGGCATCGCGGAGCTAGCGTTGTGATTGCCGGTGAATGGCAGCCGCCGATCGTGCATGCCCTGGCCCATCTGCTCAATGAAACCTTGGGGAACATCGGCAACACGGTTTTCTATACAGAAACCGCCGAGGCCAATCCGGTTAACCAGCAGCAATCCTTGCGCGCGTTGGCCGCTGAAATGAAATCCGGGTCAGTGGATACGCTATTCATCCTGAGTGGAAACCCGGTTTATACGGCCCCCGCGGACCTGGAGTTTGGGCGGCAATTGGCCCAGGTCAACCGGAGCATTCATTTGGGGCTGGACCTGGATGAAACAGCGGCTCTTTGCAGTTGGCACATTCCACAGGCGCATTACCTGGAATCCTGGGGCGACGCCCGCTCCTTCGACGGCACGGTCTCGCTGATGCAGCCGCTGATCGCTCCGCTCTACGGTGGCAAGTCGGCTTATGAACTGCTCGGAGCCATGTTCCAGCAGCAGCCGATTCGGAGCGATCACGAAATCGTGCGTGAATTCTGGGAAAAGCAGAATCTCTGGCCCGAGTTCGAGAAGGGGTGGCGCAAGGCGCTCCATGATGGATTCATTCAGGGAACGCAGGCCCGAAGAAAGGAAGTGCAAGTCAGACCAGGATTCGAACGCAATGCCGCGCCAGGAGGAGCATTCGGCCTCGAGACGATGCCCGGCGCCGCGGGAGCTGGTCCTTCTGAAAACTTTTCTGAACCATTGAAGTCAGTCACTATTCAGAGGGTTACTCCAGCCCAGCCGGCAAACCAACTGGAAGACCCCTTTGGGCGCGCGGCTAAAAAGCGGGTGCGGATTGAGAACCTCGAGATTTGTTTTCGTCCCGACCCAAGCCTGTGGGATGGGCGTTTCGCCAACAATGGCTGGCTGCAGGAATGTCCGAAACCCGCAAATAACATGACTTGGGACAACGCCGTTTTGGTCAGCCCCGCGTTAGCAGAACGTTCAGGACTGGCGACCGGGGATGTGGTGGAAATCGGCTATCACGACCGAACGGTGCGTGGCCCGGTGTGGATCATGCCGGGCCAGGCTCAGGGCTCGATAACCCTGCATTTGGGTTATGGACGCTCCCGCGTAGGACGCGTGGGAGAGCAGGTGGGATTCAACGCCTATCCCTTGAGGACAAGTCAGGCGCCATGGACCGGTTCAGGAGCCAGGCTCGTTTCCACTGGCGAAACTCACCTGTTAGTCGCCACTCAGACCCACTTCAATCTCCACAGTCCGGACCGCCAGATTTACCGCGCCGCTACATTGGAGGAATTTCGCGCGCATCAGGATGTAATTAAGAAATCACTCAAGGTTCCCGAAGAGGACAAAACGCTCTATTACCCTGAGGAGTACCCGTACAATGGCTACAAATGGGGGATGTCAATTGACCTGAGCGCGTGCATCGGCTGCAACGCCTGTGTGGTCGCGTGTGAGGTGGAAAACAACATTCCGGTGGTGGGCAAGGACCAGGTGCACAAAGCGCGGGAAATGCTTTGGCTGCGCGTGGACACCTATTACAAGGGGGACCTGGACAACCCGGGGTTCAATCATGCGCCGGTGCCTTGCATGCATTGCGAACACGCCCCCTGCGAATTGGTTTGCCCAGTCGAAGCGACTGTCCATGACAGCGAAGGATTGAACCTGCAGATTTATCAGCGCTGTGTCGGCACGCGCTTCTGCTCGAATAACTGTCCCTACAAAGTCCGGCGTTTCAATTTCCTACGCTATACGGACTATCACACGCCCAATTTCAAGCCGATGTACAACCCCGAGGTGACCGTCCGCTGGCGCGGTGTAATGGAAAAGTGCACCTACTGTATTCAGCGGATAGCGGCGGGCCGGATTCGCGCTGAAAAACAGGACCGCCGGATTTGCGATGGAGAGGTCAGGCCCGCTTGCCAGGTGGCCTGTCCCGCCGAGGCGATCGTTTTCGGCGACCTCAACACCCCCGGCAGCCAGGTCAGCCGGCTCAAGAACCTGCCTTTGGACTACGCAATGCTTGGGGAATTGAACGTACGCCCGCGGACCACCTATCTGGCCAAAATCGAAAACCGGAATCCGGCAATCCAACACGAAAGTCCCGTCTGA